The Colias croceus chromosome 6, ilColCroc2.1 genome contains the following window.
TGGCGCCAGCATCGATATTGAATGTAGACACCGATGCGCTAACTCGCTATATGGACACAAAACTCGATAGTTTACGGCAGCAATGGCGCGAAGATTTAAACTCTGCCATCTTAGAAGTCTCCAAAAAATTTGAAAACGATATTAACAACCTAGTGAAACGTATGAACTGTTGGGAGGAGCGGTTAACGCAATTAGAGAAGGGCTACGGGAATCATTTGCAATCTGTGTCAGACAATACGTTGTTACACGAAAATAATGCACTCCGCGCGGACTTGCAAACGCTAAGCTCTAAGTTTGAAGACCTCGAACAAGCTTCCCGAAGTTGCAACGtcgaaatacaaaatatacccGAACGCAAGGGggaaaatttaatacatcttAGCTTGGAGATTTGCAAACTGGTGGGCGTCAATTTGAAAGACAGCGATATCAGGAATGTACACCGTGTTGCACCAGGCATCCCCTCAGACCgcccaaaaaatattatattgcaacTCACAACTCGGCGGCAACGCGACGACCTGATCGCCGGCGCACGCGCGCGGCGCTCCCTAACCACTGCTCAACTTTTTGGTGCGCCTACAAACGCCGCGGATGCAGCAAAAAACACGCGCTTCTTTATAAACGAACACCtaacacttaaaaataaaattctttttaGTAAATCTCGTATTCTagccaaagaaaaaaattataaatacacttGGGTGAAAAATAGCTGTATTTTGTTGCGTAAAACAGATGATTCCAAGGTCATTCATGTGCGATGTGCTGATGATTTGAATAAAATCATATGACTAGCTCTTAACTATACACttataaaaaacttttttataaagcaTGTAAAATTGTCGTCGTTTAAACACGTTTATTccttatttcattatattattaactattcattgtcttattttaattttgtatttgatgCGGAGAGGAACACGAACACTATTTACTCTACagtagttatattttttaaaagaataattatattttatttctatcttACCTATACTTATTTACAATGAATtctaaaacttttaatatattttatcagaaCTGTGGAGGcataaaaactaaactaactgaactaaaattaaatattctttcAAGTAATtacgatttaataatattggtaGAAACCTGGTTGACATCATCTATTCTGGACGCGGAGCTTCTAACAGATGGGTATGTTATTTTTCGCCGCGATAGAAATCTCACAATTTCAGGTAAGAAAGGGGGAGGGGGAGTCTTAGTATTTGtcaaaaaagaattaaaggcTGTGAGAACTTCTGAACTCGAAACACTTGAAATAGAAGAAGTATTTTTACACTTTCCGTCTAATTCGGggctgttattaaacgtatgTTATATTCCACCGGCTTCAAGTAACATCTCATATGATGCATATTTTCGAAAACTCTGTGACGTATATTCTAGTTCACGTTTTAGTAATTTTCTAATCATCGGTGATTTCAACCTGCCATATATAAAATGGTCTTTTGATAACTCAGACGCCTTTCTTGGAACCGTACACACTGAAACATCAAAATCTCTGATGTATACCATGTCATTTATGAACCTAAAGCAAACAAATAGTATTTATAACGAAAATGCGAAACTGCTTGATTTAGTACTATCTAATATACCCAATTGTGTTCAATCTTCTGCTGATCCCTTATTGAATATTGTCCCTCATCACCCGGCCTTAGACATAGTATGCTCGATATCTATTTCTAACGTGATGCCTGTGAATTCATTAGCTAAAAGGAACTTTTTTAAAGGTAATTATGACCAAATTaactatgaaataaataatatagactGGTTCTCTCTACTGACACCTCTTCCATCGGACAAAGCAATTGATATTTTCTacgcaaatat
Protein-coding sequences here:
- the LOC123692619 gene encoding uncharacterized protein LOC123692619, yielding MNSKTFNIFYQNCGGIKTKLTELKLNILSSNYDLIILVETWLTSSILDAELLTDGYVIFRRDRNLTISGKKGGGGVLVFVKKELKAVRTSELETLEIEEVFLHFPSNSGLLLNVCYIPPASSNISYDAYFRKLCDVYSSSRFSNFLIIGDFNLPYINLKQTNSIYNENAKLLDLVLSNIPNCVQSSADPLLNIVPHHPALDIVCSISISNVMPVNSLAKRNFFKGNYDQINYEINNIDWFSLLTPLPSDKAIDIFYANIYNIINSHIPLVKVKSTKYPVWFSKCLIQALRRKHKVWTRWKTYGSLRDYQEFSLLRTRVKQLLTTCYNNYTANIEKSLKENIKYFWKYTSSQKNSNSGYLRVMKLVNSKSDDPNVIVEMFSKYFKRPKVVL